A part of Aegilops tauschii subsp. strangulata cultivar AL8/78 chromosome 2, Aet v6.0, whole genome shotgun sequence genomic DNA contains:
- the LOC109744477 gene encoding cell division protein FtsZ homolog 2-1, chloroplastic: MATQLPCFTQLTPPSPGWRNEAGSLGAASGRALVRSVPFSGHSRFRCRATPRSANSFQKKDSFLDLHPEVSLLRGEQNDEAINPRKPSSGGSTLEGLGVPPSQDDYNAAKIKVVGVGGGGSNAVNRMIEYSMNGVEFWIVNTDVQAIRMSPVHSQNRLQIGQELTRGLGAGGNPDIGMNAAKESCESIEEALHGADMVFVTAGMGGGTGTGGAPVIAGIAKSMGILTVGIVTTPFSFEGRRRAVQAQEGISALRNSVDTLIVIPNDKLLSAVSPNTPVTEAFNLADDILWQGIRGISDIITVPGLVNVDFADVRAIMQNAGSSLMGIGTATGKSRARDAALNAIQSPLLDIGIERATGIVWNITGGNDLTLFEVNAAAEVIYDLVDPNANLIFGSVIDPSLNGQVSITLIATGFKRQDEAEGRTAKGGQQMQGDNGRHPASTGGSKVEIPEFLRRRGPSRFPRI, from the exons ATGGCGACGCAGCTGCCCTGCTTCACGCAGCTCACCCCGCCGTCGCCGGGATGGAGAAACGAAGCCGGGAGCCTCGGGGCTGCATCTGGGAGGGCATTGGTCAGAAGCGTTCCATTTTCAGGTCACTCTCGCTTCAGGTGCCGCGCAACCCCACGCAGCGCTAACTCGTTTCAGAAGAAAGACTCCTTCCTGGACCTTCACCCGGAGGTGTCCCTGCTCCGAGGCGAGCAGAACGACGAGGCTATTAACCCAAGGAAACCTTCTTCTGGTGGGAGCACGTTGGAGGGGCTGGGGGTGCCGCCGAGCCAGGACGATTACAACGCCGCCAAGATCAAGGTCGTTGGAGTCGGGGGTGGGGGTTCAAATGCTGTCAACAGGATGATTGAGTACTCCATGAATGGTGTCGAGTTTTGGATCGTGAACACCGATGTCCAGGCGATAAGGATGTCCCCGGTGCATTCCCAGAACAGGCTGCAGATTGGGCAGGAGCTCACTCGGGGTCTGGGTGCGGGTGGGAACCCTGATATTGGGATGAATGCTGCCAAGGAGAGCTGTGAGTCCATAGAGGAAGCACTTCATGGTGCTGACATGGTTTTTGTCACG GCAGGAATGGGTGGGGGAACTGGAACTGGAGGTGCCCCTGTAATTGCTGGAATTGCCAAGTCCATGGGTATACTGACAGTGGGTATTGTCACAACGCCCTTTTCATTTGAGGGGAGGAGGCGGGCAGTTCAGGCTCAAGAAGGAATATCAGCCTTGAGAAATAGTGTGGACACTCTCATTGTCATCCCAAATGACAAGCTGTTGTCTGCTGTTTCTCCAAACACTCCTGTCACGGAAGCATTCAACTTGGCTGATGATATTCTTTGGCAAGGAATTCGCGGTATCTCTGATATCATTACG GTTCCTGGGCTGGTTAATGTTGATTTTGCTGATGTGCGAGCCATAATGCAAAATGCAGGGTCATCTTTGATGGGTATAGGGACTGCAACAG GCAAGTCAAGAGCAAGAGATGCCGCTCTTAATGCCATTCAGTCACCACTGCTAGATATTGGAATTGAGAGGGCTACAGGCATCGTGTGGAATATCACTGGAGGAAATGATTTGACTTTGTTTGAG GTAAATGCTGCAGCCGAAGTAATCTACGATCTAGTTGATCCAAATGCTAATCTGATATTTGGTTCTGTCATAGACCCATCACTAAATGGCCAG GTTAGCATAACGTTGATCGCTACTGGCTTTAAACGGCAGGATGAAGCAGAAGGTCGCACCGCAAAG GGTGGCCAGCAAATGCAAGGAGACAATGGTCGACATCCAGCTTCCACAGGTGGCAGCAAGGTGGAGATTCCTGAGTTCCTTCGGAGGAGAGGGCCTTCTCGCTTCCCGCGAATTTGA
- the LOC109744443 gene encoding uncharacterized protein, with product MAPDLEVFASDSVYVPVVLVEQTLLAAAAAAAALKVATAKAKKDGRSNNMKWQSFMSTFVLNMMCELISSGVRTDKGFKEVHLNTVAKQVFEFCGQEVSATQVYNHLRKWRGRWIQVSKLRDLSGASWDENTCYRVLEAEHYAGHVTDHPRDAEFLNTPIQNYSQMQHIFSFGLATGKLAMGSEEPLGSPMPDFPGTPNVEVLDGPDKPFDKPFDPIHDRKRRRGGLMEEEISVFCSMTEAVKEVATAIRECKPLDVHPDLYGAVMTQGGFSDEALMAALSHLLDNKAQGVAFVAMADAHKVLWLRSWLGKHYY from the exons ATGGCACCTGATTTGGAGGTGTTCGCGTCTGATTCTGTCTATGTGCCAGTAGTGCTTGTTGAGCAAACTCttcttgctgctgctgctgctgccgctgcacTCAAGGTAGCAACAGCAAAGGCAAAGAAGGATGGTAGGTCGAACAACATGAAGTGGCAGTCGTTCATGTCCACGTTCGTGCTGAACATGATGTGTGAGCTCATCTCTAGTGGAGTTAGGACTGATAAGGGCTTCAAGGAGGTGCACTTGAACACCGTTGCGAAGCAGGTGTTCGAGTTCTGTGGGCAGGAGGTGTCCGCCACCCAGGTGTACAACCACTTGAGGAAGTGGAGAGGTCGATGGATCCAAGTGTCCAAGCTGAGAGACCTTAGCGGCGCCTCATGGGATGAGAACACGTGCTACAGAGTTCTGGAGGCAGAGCACTACGCCGGCCATGTCACG GACCACCCAAGGGACGCTGAGTTCCTCAACACACCCATACAGAACTACAGCCAGATGCAGCACATCTTCTCCTTCGGGCTGGCAACTGGGAAGCTTGCCATGGGCTCGGAGGAGCCTCTTGGTTCTCCCATGCCAGACTTCCCTGGGACCCCGAATGTCGAGGTCCTTGATGGCCCTGACAAGCCCTTCGACAAGCCCTTTGACCCCATCCATGATAGGaagaggaggagaggaggccTGATGGAGGAGGAGATCAGTGTGTTTTGCAGCATGACTGAGGCGGTGAAGGAGGTGGCAACAGCCATCAGGGAATGCAAGCCCCTCGACGTCCACCCTGACCTGTATGGCGCTGTCATGACCCAGGGTGGCTTCAGCGATGAGGCTCTCATGGCAGCTCTCAGCCACCTACTTGACAACAAGGCCCAGGGTGTTGCGTTCGTTGCCATGGCAGACGCTCACAAGGTGTtgtggctcaggagctggctggGCAAGCACTACTACTAG